TGGTGCTGTGCCGCTGGACGTAGGCAGTGACCCGGTTGGCAGCCAGCCTTCATTGAGTAACGCCAGAAGCTTCCTGTTTCACGGTCGCAGCCATTGGTGTAGCGCGTCGCTCGTGAAGAACACTTCGGGACTTATCGTTGTCGTCATACTCTCTGGGACGGTTCTTGTCGTTTGTGGTCACAGGACGTCGCAGGGGGCGAACTGGCGACAGGGTTCAGTAATGACACACGTTCCAAACCCGCCAGATTCTTGTTCCTTGTCCCTGCCAGAGCTACTCGGGCGGTGGTTGAGGAGATGAAGATGGTGGTGGGTCAGGGGGTTGTGGAGACAGCCTCGCTGAGTAGATGGAGCGTAAGTCGAAGCGCCGCGAGATGAGGGTTGCTCCAACGGCGGCAATGAGGATCGGTGCAGTGATGGCGATCGTGCGCGTGAGTTCGATAGTCATCGCGATACCAGTGAGGGGTGCCTCTATGGCGCCAGCCAGTAGCGCTGCTGCTCCGATCACGGCGAAGGCTGCGACTGATGGTCCTGGCCACATGAGCAACCAAAGGTGGCCAATAAGTGCACCGAAAATTGCGCCGAAGCTCATGGTTGGGGTGAAGAGGCCACCGGACGCTCCGCTGCGCAGACAGGCAGCGGTGGCTACCGGTTTGAGTGCCGCAAGTGCGAGAAGAACCAACAGACCAGCGCTGGCCGAGCCGGTGAAAGCATATTGCGCGAGATCGACACCGTTACCCAGTAGAAGTGGGTACGAGATCGCGACGAAACCTAATGCGGTGAAGACGAGCACTGGTTGGATGAAGAGAAGTCGCCCCTTGGGCCGGTGATCACTCGCCCAGGTGATGATCTTGACATAACCAGCAGACGCAAGACCCATGACTGGTCCAATAACGATGGCGAAGACGATCAGTGAGGTGGTGGGGTTCGCCAGTTTGGGCACGAAGTACACGGTGTGAGCGGGGAGAGTAATCCACGATACAACTACCGCAATTCCTGATGTCAATAAGGCGGGAAGCACAAGTGGCAGCGACATCGTGCCGAGGTAGATCTCGAGCGCAAAGAGTGCTCCGGCGAGGGGGACGTTGTAGACCGCGCCGAGTCCGGCACCTGCTCCACAGGCAATCAGGAGCGATCGTTGTTCTGGGGGGAGTGAGAACCTTCGTGCCAGAAAGCTACCGGTGGCAGCGCCCGTGCGTTGGGGTGCCGCTTCGCGCCCTATGGACCCTCCCATCGCAACGGTGATCTCCGAGAGCACCCCCGTAGCGAGCGTTCGAATGAGCGACAGGTTTCCTGTTCGTGACCATACGACCTCGGTTGGCTCGCCTCCGGTGCTGCCGGTAAAGCGGCGCAGTGCCCACAGCCCGAGGCCGGTGACCATACCACCGATGGCGAGTACAACGACGAGTCGTAAGGCGCTGTGGGCTGCGACGGCGTTTGAGAACTCGCCCGAGTGGTAATCAAACGCGATGTGTTGCACGGTTCGGAGGACTCCCATCATCACCATCGCTCCGATACCTGCCCCGACGCCGGTGAGCAGTACCAACACCCAGAAGCGCGGTGGAAGGTCCGCAAGTCGGGGTGGGACATTCGCCTGTTCGGCTCCTCGTGAATCCGAGTTGTGACCTGTTTGGTTTAGTCGACCAAAGAAGCGGTGAATCAGTCGTTGGAGACGACGGAGTAGATCATTCAACGTGCGAACGACCTTTGATCCATAGCGCGCCATAGGCGGGTATATTGGCATCTCATCAGAGGCAGCGGCTTACCATACCTCTCTCCGAGGGCGGTCAACGCCCTCCTACTGGACCGACGCCACCCGGTGAACTTCTTTACGCGGACTTGATGAGTCATGGTTGAGATAGCTCCGTTCCACGTTGATGATTGGTGAGTCTATCTGGTGCACGTGGGAACGATAGGGGCCTTCCAGCGTTATCCAAGCGTTCGCATCACTCTAACCATGGGGGTATCCATGAAGATAGAGTTTCCTAACGTTGATGGGCAAGGTGCGCAAGGATAGTGCCGGGGCTCTTCCTACCTGGGAAATGCGCGATAGTTCGCTGATGGGTCTCCTTGATGGCGACCAGCTTTCGATGTCAAGGTGATCGTTCTTGGGAAACGCTGATGGAGCAGAACGCGTGATGAGTGATTACTGAAGATGTCGTTGCGCTCTCTTTGGTCACTCGGACATCAGGGTGTGATACGGGTGCCGAGCATCTCGATGCGGAGGAGCTGCGCCGATTGGAGATGAAGGGTGGGCCGCAGGCTCACTGCCCCGTGGCCCTTGCTAGACAAGAGCGCTGTCGATAACGTCCGCCATGGTCTCACGACCGACATACCCAACGCCAACGAGCGGAGTTTATCGTGGTGGTGAGAATACTGGTGATCCAAAGACGCCTGTCGCACTAGATCGGCACAACGAGCGGATCAGCGGTGCGGAGCTGGTGGAGATAGGTTTCAGCACCTGCAAGGAAGATCCAGTTCATCGCTCCTGCAGCGAGTATAAAGGTCAAGATCAGGATAAAGATGAGACCAAATGATTGCATCTGGGTGGCTATGCCGCCGATGATGAAGGTGGCAAAGCTGGCGGCGAATGTTGCAATCGATCCTCCAGTTGAGAGGCGTTGCCCCCATGTCTGGGGTGCACTCCTTGGAAAGTACGCCAATGCCATGAGCACGACGGTGGCGTCTGCTAGCCCGAGGGTGGCGGCAATTGCCCCCGACAGCAGTGCACGCGTGGGGTCCCCGTGGAGAGTGGCCAAAAAGACAGCCACGAAGAGTAGCACGCCGATCGCCACCCACCACAAGGTGAAAAGATAGGCGAAGGTCGTACGCGTTATCGGTGTCACCAGAAGCGGTCGGAAACGGTCAAATCCCCACAGTGCGGCAATGCGTGCGACACCCATTGCCATCTGTGCCCCAAAGAAGAGAAGTAGACCCAGGTTTAAGCC
The DNA window shown above is from Ferrimicrobium sp. and carries:
- a CDS encoding chloride channel protein; amino-acid sequence: MPIYPPMARYGSKVVRTLNDLLRRLQRLIHRFFGRLNQTGHNSDSRGAEQANVPPRLADLPPRFWVLVLLTGVGAGIGAMVMMGVLRTVQHIAFDYHSGEFSNAVAAHSALRLVVVLAIGGMVTGLGLWALRRFTGSTGGEPTEVVWSRTGNLSLIRTLATGVLSEITVAMGGSIGREAAPQRTGAATGSFLARRFSLPPEQRSLLIACGAGAGLGAVYNVPLAGALFALEIYLGTMSLPLVLPALLTSGIAVVVSWITLPAHTVYFVPKLANPTTSLIVFAIVIGPVMGLASAGYVKIITWASDHRPKGRLLFIQPVLVFTALGFVAISYPLLLGNGVDLAQYAFTGSASAGLLVLLALAALKPVATAACLRSGASGGLFTPTMSFGAIFGALIGHLWLLMWPGPSVAAFAVIGAAALLAGAIEAPLTGIAMTIELTRTIAITAPILIAAVGATLISRRFDLRSIYSARLSPQPPDPPPSSSPQPPPE